The proteins below come from a single Kitasatospora sp. NBC_00315 genomic window:
- a CDS encoding helix-turn-helix domain-containing protein: MTTSPPDDQEVAGLAARLREHRLTSRLTLETAAARVGLSPAYLSRLETGRRQPSLPVLLGLARAYGSSVSGLLGETPGDLDPIVRGGAIEPGRAGGWGYRRAGAPGRAMQALRVQVPPGLQDEVVRVHPGEEWLHVVRGRLRLTLGERVHLLDEGDGAHFDSLTPHCIAAESADGVELLFLHTLLQSPGGELCLGGGVPH, translated from the coding sequence ATGACCACCAGCCCGCCGGACGACCAGGAGGTCGCCGGCCTCGCCGCCCGTCTGCGTGAGCACCGGCTCACCAGCCGGCTCACGCTGGAGACCGCGGCCGCCCGGGTCGGGCTCTCCCCAGCGTATCTCTCCCGTCTGGAGACCGGTCGGCGGCAGCCCTCGCTGCCCGTCCTGCTCGGTCTCGCCCGTGCCTACGGCAGCTCGGTCTCCGGGCTGCTCGGCGAGACCCCGGGCGATCTCGACCCGATCGTCCGGGGCGGCGCGATCGAACCGGGCCGGGCCGGCGGCTGGGGCTACCGCCGGGCCGGCGCCCCCGGCCGCGCGATGCAGGCGCTGCGCGTCCAGGTGCCCCCCGGCCTTCAGGACGAGGTGGTCAGGGTCCACCCCGGCGAGGAGTGGCTGCACGTCGTGCGGGGGCGGCTGCGGCTGACCCTCGGCGAACGCGTCCACCTGCTCGACGAGGGCGACGGCGCGCACTTCGACTCGCTCACCCCGCACTGCATCGCCGCCGAGTCGGCGGACGGTGTCGAACTGCTCTTCCTGCACACCCTGCTGCAGAGCCCCGGCGGCGAACTCTGCCTGGGCGGCGGCGTACCGCACTGA
- a CDS encoding cobalamin-independent methionine synthase II family protein, whose protein sequence is MTIPTESIGSLPRPRALQTALAEHAEGRLGDAELATLQQQATADTLNRLEKLGCSVLVDGEQAKPSFVTYPLAGLTTLAPDGAVIPFADGHTRQLPRLTAGPFRYQVRAESYLREARRHTDLPVKQAVIAPSALSLLYPAESLADYSREEFLRDLADEAEADIRGCLEAGAHRVQLDFTEGRLALKLDPSGGVLQDFIALNNLVLDRFGEDERARLGVHTCPGADHDSTHSLDVDYAGLLPALFRLNVGNYYIQLAGEPDPERVLAIIAGQLRPGIRVFVGVTDPSAAAVESPEEVRDRVLLAARHIPLDQLGTTDDCGFSPFADDTSTSRDLAFAKIEARLRGTALASQALGL, encoded by the coding sequence ATGACTATTCCCACGGAGTCGATCGGCAGCCTCCCCAGGCCGCGCGCGCTGCAGACAGCCCTCGCCGAGCACGCCGAAGGTCGGCTGGGCGACGCGGAACTGGCCACGCTGCAGCAGCAGGCGACGGCCGACACCCTGAACAGGCTGGAGAAGCTGGGCTGTTCCGTCCTGGTCGACGGGGAGCAGGCCAAGCCCAGCTTCGTCACGTACCCCCTCGCGGGCCTGACCACCCTGGCCCCGGACGGCGCCGTCATCCCCTTCGCCGACGGCCACACCCGGCAACTGCCCAGGCTCACCGCGGGGCCCTTCCGCTACCAGGTCCGGGCGGAGAGCTACCTGCGCGAGGCCCGGCGCCACACCGATCTCCCCGTCAAGCAGGCGGTCATCGCGCCGTCCGCCCTCAGCCTGCTCTACCCGGCCGAGTCCCTCGCCGACTACTCCCGCGAGGAGTTCCTGCGCGATCTCGCCGACGAGGCCGAGGCGGACATCCGCGGCTGTCTGGAGGCCGGCGCCCACCGCGTCCAGCTGGACTTCACCGAGGGCCGGCTGGCGCTCAAGCTGGATCCGTCCGGTGGCGTCCTCCAGGACTTCATCGCGCTCAACAACCTGGTCCTCGACCGCTTCGGCGAGGACGAACGAGCCCGCCTCGGGGTGCACACCTGCCCGGGAGCGGACCACGACTCCACCCACAGCCTGGACGTCGACTACGCCGGCCTGCTGCCCGCGCTGTTCCGGCTGAACGTCGGCAACTATTACATCCAGCTGGCCGGCGAGCCGGACCCCGAGCGTGTCCTCGCGATCATCGCCGGCCAGCTGCGCCCGGGGATCCGGGTGTTCGTCGGCGTGACCGACCCGAGCGCCGCCGCCGTCGAGAGCCCCGAGGAGGTCCGCGACCGGGTGCTGCTCGCCGCCCGGCACATCCCGCTCGACCAGTTGGGCACCACCGACGACTGCGGCTTCTCGCCGTTCGCCGACGACACCTCCACCTCACGTGATCTCGCCTTCGCCAAGATCGAGGCACGGCTGAGGGGAACCGCCCTGGCGTCGCAGGCCCTGGGGCTCTGA
- a CDS encoding DUF6126 family protein — MTEQVATPVTAAPAVTAAPAGPLAPATIDAGKLANRRVGIRVLIYMVATHAFAGFIMLLFEIGSRKN, encoded by the coding sequence ATGACCGAACAGGTCGCCACCCCCGTCACCGCCGCTCCCGCCGTCACCGCCGCTCCCGCCGGGCCGCTCGCGCCCGCCACCATCGACGCCGGCAAGCTGGCCAACCGCCGGGTCGGGATCAGGGTGCTGATCTACATGGTCGCCACCCACGCCTTCGCGGGCTTCATCATGCTGCTGTTCGAGATCGGCTCCCGGAAGAACTGA